A single region of the Ochotona princeps isolate mOchPri1 chromosome 10, mOchPri1.hap1, whole genome shotgun sequence genome encodes:
- the LOC101528202 gene encoding V-type proton ATPase subunit S1-like, translating to MAAAAVVAGRVRPSTDVGSVAQPSTDVGSVRLPAQPTTDEGSVVQPSTDEGSVQLPARPSTDEGSVARPSTHMGSVRLSALGWSPRLPLLLLLLVVAAAAEQQVPLVLWSKDRALWGPAADTHEGHVTSAVQLWAYLEPALERGPRHVLLFVQDELSVEDFTAHGAVFGNKKDSAFSNLETALGQASSSLVLPAVACSAIRTLATYLQEKLRTRALHVDAATLRELKLNASLPTVLLIRLPYAANSGLVTPREVLRGNDEIIGQVLDALKSKEVPYTAAFTALRPSRVARDVAMVAGGRRRQPRPKKPASPVIHPPVSYMDTAIRILFWAQNFSVAYKDQWEDLTPLTFGVQELNLTDSFWNDSMARLSLTYEQLFGTMVTFKFILTNRFYPVSARYWFTLECLEIHSNGSVVYFNASQVTGPSVYSFHCGYVSSLSRHGHLLVARTQPSLWHVTFQDFQIQAFNVTGEQFSYASDCAGFFSPGIWMGLVTSLFMLFIFTSGLHMLLSLKTMDRFDDHKGPAISLTQIV from the coding sequence ATGGCGGCAGCGGCTGTGGTGGCAGGTCGGGTGCGGCCCAGCACGGACGTGGGGTCAGTGGCTCAGCCCAGTACGGACGTGGGGtcagtccggctccctgctcagcCCACCACAGACGAGGGGTCAGTGGTTCAGCCCAGCACGGACGAGGGGTCAGTCCAGCTCCCCGCTCGGCCCAGCACGGATGAGGGGTCAGTGGCTCGGCCCAGCACGCACATGGGGTCAGTCCGGCTCTCCGCTCTCGGGTGGTCACCGCGGCTGCCGTTGTTACTGTTGCTGCtcgtggtggcggcggcggccgagCAGCAGGTGCCACTGGTGCTGTGGTCGAAGGACCGGGCCTTGTGGGGGCCCGCGGCCGACACCCACGAGGGCCACGTCACCAGCGCTGTGCAGCTGTGGGCTTACCTAGAGCCCGCGCTGGAGCGGGGCCCCCGGCATGTGCTGCTGTTCGTGCAGGACGAGCTGAGCGTGGAGGATTTTACAGCCCATGGCGCGGTGTTTGGAAACAAGAAGGACAGCGCCTTTTCTAACCTGgagacagccctgggccaggcctccTCCTCACTggtgcttcctgctgtggcctgctcTGCAATCCGCACTCTGGCCACTTACCTACAGGAGAAGCTTAGGACCAGAGCTCTGCACGTGGACGCGGCCACCCTGCGGGAGCTGAAGCTCAATGCCAGCCTTCCCACCGTGCTGCTCATCCGGCTGCCCTACGCTGCCAATTCTGGTCTGGTGACACCCAGGGAAGTCCTCCGAGGCAATGATGAGATCATCGGGCAGGTGCTGGACGCACTCAAGTCTAAGGAGGTGCCCTATACGGCAGCCTTCACAGCGCTCCGCCCTTCCAGGGTGGCCCGTGATGTAGCCATGGTGGCTGGGGGTCGGAGACGCCAGCCTCGACCGAAGAAGCCAGCCTCACCCGTGATCCATCCCCCTGTAAGTTACATGGACACTGCTATCCGAATCCTCTTCTGGGCCCAGAACTTCTCTGTGGCCTACAAGGACCAATGGGAAGACCTGACACCCCTCACCTTTGGGGTACAGGAGCTCAACCTGACAGACTCTTTCTGGAATGACTCCATGGCTAGGCTGTCCTTGACCTATGAACAACTCTTCGGTACGATGGTGACATTTAAGTTTATTCTGACTAATCGCTTCTATCCGGTGTCTGCCCGGTACTGGTTTACCTTGGAGTGCCTGGAGATCCACAGCAATGGCTCAGTCGTTTACTTCAacgcttcccaggtcacagggccCAGCGTCTACTCCTTCCACTGCGGGTATGTCAGCAGTCTGAGCCGCCATGGCCATCTCCTGGTGGCCCGCACGCAGCCCTCACTGTGGCACGTGACTTTTCAGGACTTCCAGATTCAGGCTTTCAACGTGACAGGTGAGCAGTTCTCCTACGCCAGTGACTGCGCTGGCTTTTTCTCTCCAGGCATCTGGATGGGGCTGGTCACCTCCCTTTTCATGCTGTTCATCTTCACCTCTGGCCTGCACATGCTCCTCAGCCTCAAGACCATGGACCGCTTTGATGACCACAAAGGCCCTGCCATCTCTTTGACCCAGATCGTGTGA